In Alistipes ihumii AP11, a genomic segment contains:
- the efp gene encoding elongation factor P produces the protein MATTADIKNGMCIELNGKTFSVVEFLHVKPGKGPAFVRTKLKNLENGRILDKTFSAGERIEPVRVERRPYQYLYEDDLGCNFMHTETFEQIHIDRNLIENSDLMREGQIVEVMFHTEKETVLSAELPPIIDMEVTYTEPGVKGDTASTNSLKPATVDTGATIRVPLFIQTGEKIRVDSRTREYSERIKE, from the coding sequence ATGGCAACCACAGCTGATATCAAGAACGGGATGTGCATCGAGCTGAACGGCAAGACGTTTTCGGTCGTCGAATTCCTGCACGTGAAGCCCGGCAAAGGTCCGGCTTTCGTCCGCACCAAACTGAAGAACCTCGAGAACGGCCGTATTCTGGACAAGACCTTTTCGGCCGGCGAGCGGATCGAGCCGGTCCGCGTCGAGCGCCGTCCCTACCAGTATCTCTACGAGGACGATCTGGGCTGCAATTTCATGCATACCGAGACGTTCGAGCAAATACACATCGACCGCAACCTGATCGAGAACTCGGATCTGATGCGCGAGGGGCAGATCGTCGAGGTCATGTTCCATACCGAGAAAGAAACCGTACTGTCGGCCGAGCTGCCTCCGATCATCGACATGGAGGTGACCTATACCGAACCCGGCGTCAAGGGCGATACCGCCTCGACGAACTCGCTGAAGCCCGCGACGGTCGATACCGGCGCGACGATCCGCGTGCCGCTGTTCATCCAGACCGGCGAAAAGATTCGCGTTGACAGCCGCACTCGCGAGTACAGCGAGCGAATCAAGGAATAA
- a CDS encoding patatin-like phospholipase family protein: MTRIKSFFTLLTLFSALSAGAQKVGLVMSGGGAKGLYHIGVMKALEENGIPIDYVSGTSMGSIIAGLYAIGYTPDQMAELFKSDRISYWMSGRIESEYLYYFKQRRPSAAMVTLRFDFRNPKKVARLPTNLIPSGQIDMAFVEFFSAANAACGGDFDRLFVPFRCIATDAAARKEVVYRSGDLGKAIRASMTIPLVFKPIKQDSTLLYDGGLYNNFPWQVLQEDFHPDVLIGSKCTAGNSKPDEDDVVEQILSLTMMNTDYDLPSERDVLIEHAFEDVSTLDFSKVDYIINRGYSDAIDAMPKIKERIGRRVDADSLAARRVAYRASLPPLLFDRYEISGLNGNQTKYVERLMRLDLPLKKSRNDSVFDFERFKSGYFKVLSDDDIEGSYPDVRFNDSTGLFGLDLEMRTKPSFRVMFGGNISSTSMNQAYVGLEYRRIGKSSQTYNFDGYFSPLYTSLSVRGRTDFFARSLLSLDYGFNFNYYNYFKSNFGAIGRRNDLTYSKYFDTYATAALTMPIGRYTVLSLRANGGWDTYRYFQTTDYEDDDYMDQTRFPFFGLKFEVDRNGLNYLLYPTRGIRQSISAIFITGNEMFRPGTRPPDGVTYTSRGGDSRHWFGAQFLREHYYPVCKWFSFGYLLQAVLTNHPTFTNEYATNITSPAFTPTPHSKFVYIKDFRSSSFIGLGLMPTFEFGPKFYLKNSFYLFLPNDHNEVKENIRKRVRFIYNSSLVYQTPVGPVSLTVSKYDATNRDNWFLTFNFGFTIFNRNGLFY; this comes from the coding sequence ATGACGCGCATTAAAAGCTTTTTTACCCTGCTGACGCTGTTTTCCGCTCTTTCTGCCGGGGCTCAGAAGGTAGGACTCGTGATGAGCGGCGGCGGAGCCAAGGGGCTCTATCACATCGGGGTTATGAAGGCTTTGGAGGAGAACGGCATTCCGATCGACTACGTGTCGGGGACCTCCATGGGCTCGATCATCGCCGGGCTGTACGCGATCGGCTATACGCCGGACCAGATGGCCGAGCTGTTCAAGTCGGACCGGATCTCGTACTGGATGTCGGGGCGGATCGAATCCGAGTATCTCTACTACTTCAAGCAGAGGCGGCCCAGCGCGGCGATGGTGACGCTGCGCTTCGACTTCCGCAATCCGAAGAAGGTAGCCCGGTTGCCGACCAACCTGATTCCCTCCGGCCAGATCGACATGGCTTTCGTCGAATTCTTCTCGGCGGCCAACGCCGCGTGCGGCGGCGATTTCGACCGGCTTTTCGTGCCGTTCCGCTGCATTGCGACCGATGCGGCCGCCCGCAAGGAGGTCGTCTACCGCAGCGGCGATCTGGGCAAGGCGATCCGCGCTTCGATGACCATACCGTTGGTTTTCAAGCCTATCAAGCAAGACTCGACGCTGCTTTACGACGGAGGACTGTACAATAACTTTCCGTGGCAGGTCCTGCAGGAAGATTTTCATCCCGACGTGCTGATCGGAAGCAAGTGTACGGCCGGCAACAGCAAGCCCGACGAGGACGACGTGGTCGAGCAGATTCTGTCGCTGACGATGATGAATACCGACTACGACCTGCCGTCGGAGCGCGACGTGCTGATCGAGCATGCGTTCGAGGACGTGTCGACGCTCGATTTTTCGAAGGTGGACTATATCATCAACCGCGGCTATAGCGACGCGATCGACGCGATGCCGAAGATCAAGGAGCGGATCGGCCGCCGGGTCGACGCCGACTCGCTGGCCGCCCGGCGCGTGGCCTATCGGGCGTCGCTTCCGCCGCTGCTGTTCGACAGGTACGAGATTTCGGGTCTGAACGGCAATCAGACGAAATACGTCGAGCGGCTGATGCGGCTGGACCTGCCGCTGAAAAAGAGCCGCAACGATTCGGTTTTCGACTTCGAACGCTTCAAGTCGGGTTATTTCAAGGTGCTGTCGGACGACGACATCGAGGGTAGCTATCCCGATGTGCGGTTCAACGATTCGACGGGCCTGTTCGGGCTCGATCTGGAGATGCGCACCAAACCCAGTTTTCGGGTCATGTTCGGCGGCAACATTTCGTCCACGTCGATGAATCAGGCCTACGTCGGTCTCGAGTATCGCCGGATCGGCAAGAGTTCGCAGACCTACAATTTCGACGGCTATTTCAGTCCGCTCTACACTTCGCTGTCGGTACGCGGCCGCACCGACTTTTTCGCTCGCTCGCTGCTGTCGCTCGATTACGGATTCAACTTCAATTACTACAACTATTTCAAGAGCAATTTCGGTGCGATCGGGCGCCGCAACGACCTGACCTATTCCAAGTATTTCGACACTTATGCTACGGCGGCGCTGACGATGCCTATCGGGCGCTATACGGTGCTGTCGCTGCGCGCGAACGGAGGATGGGACACTTACCGCTATTTTCAGACGACCGATTACGAGGACGACGACTACATGGACCAGACGCGCTTCCCGTTTTTCGGACTGAAGTTCGAGGTAGACCGCAACGGGCTGAACTACCTGCTCTATCCGACACGCGGCATCAGGCAGTCGATCTCGGCTATCTTCATCACGGGCAACGAGATGTTCCGGCCCGGCACGCGGCCGCCCGACGGAGTGACCTATACGTCCCGGGGAGGCGATTCGCGTCACTGGTTCGGAGCTCAGTTCCTGCGCGAGCACTATTATCCCGTGTGCAAATGGTTCTCGTTCGGCTATTTGCTTCAGGCCGTACTGACGAATCACCCGACGTTCACGAACGAGTACGCGACGAATATCACCTCGCCGGCCTTCACGCCGACTCCGCACAGCAAGTTCGTTTATATCAAGGATTTCCGCAGCAGCTCGTTCATCGGGCTGGGTCTTATGCCTACGTTCGAGTTCGGCCCGAAGTTCTATCTGAAGAACAGTTTTTACCTGTTTCTGCCCAACGACCACAACGAAGTGAAGGAGAACATTCGCAAGCGGGTGCGCTTCATCTACAACTCGTCGCTGGTCTACCAGACGCCGGTCGGGCCGGTCAGCCTGACGGTTTCCAAGTACGACGCGACGAACCGCGACAACTGGTTCCTGACGTTCAATTTCGGCTTCACGATTTTCAATCGCAACGGGTTGTTTTATTGA